The Magnolia sinica isolate HGM2019 chromosome 3, MsV1, whole genome shotgun sequence genome includes the window AAGCCGGTTAGTGGTTTTGGAAGCTGGAGCGGTACCTACGGCGGTTTCCCGATCGAACGACCGTTTCGCGGAGCCGAAGCGGCGAGGTTTCATTAATTTCGAAAAGTAAAAAACCGTCGATTTCCCTCCGTACATAAATGGGGTAGCGATTGCAGTGCACAGCAGCGGTTTTCAACTTCCCCTCGAGCGGTTTTCTCTGCGGAATCGAGCTTCTGAGAGCGGTTTCATGGCTTACAGTGACAGTTTCCGGAGTTCCTCAAATCTTACGAGCGAGCGGACGAATACAGGTAAAAACCAGAGCTGTTTCCGGTTCTGCGCTTGAATTTCGGCGATTTTCTGTCATAACTAAATCATAGATGTGCATTTCTTGTGTAAGATTGTATAGGAGTCGATCAGCTGTATGAAGAGCTGTGGAGAGCTTGTGCGGGTCCTTTGGTTGATGTtccgaaggagagagagagggtttactACTTCCCCCAAGGCCATATGGAGCAGGTGCTATCGTGCGCCCCGCCTCTTTTGTCTGATTTCTCGATGTGAGAAATCTTcaaattttctttctatttttttttttttaaataaaaaaaattccggTACTCTTGCAGTTAGAAGCATCGACAAATCACGAATTAGGTCCGCAGATTCATTTGTTTAATCTCCCTTCGAAAATCCTTTGCCACGTCGTTAACATTCAGCTAAGGGTATTCTGCTTCTGCTTCCTTTTTATTATTGAATTATTCTgcattgattttatatatatatatatatatatatatacacacacacacacacacacacacattttttcTTATATTgttgtattattttttttaggCGGAACCTGAAACCGACGAGGTTTATGCACAAATCACTTTGCAACCAGATCCTGATGTAAGAGGctcgcatttttatttttttattattattttttaaatatcttgGTTTGAATTGGATCTTGCAGTCTCAGGATTGTAGCCAcgttttttttgtaatttttttttttttttttttttttatatagcaaAATGAGCCAAGGAGCCCTGATCCAAGCCTTCCAGAGTCTCCGAGGCCTGTGGTTCgatcattttgtaaaattttaacAGCTTCTGATACAAGTACCCATGGCGGGTTCTCTGTTCTTAGAAGACATGCTACTGAGTGTCTTCCTTCATTGGTGGGTTTTGGTTTTTGTTGTATTTTCATTTTATATTAGTTATTAGAGTTGTATAAGtatctttgattttctttgtctttttctttttttctccttaCTGTTGTTATTATGCAATTTCATTTGTTCAGGACATGTCCCAGCAAACGCCGACTCAGGAGTTGGCTGCCAGGGATCTTCATGGTTTTGAGTGGCGTTTTAAGCATATTTTCAGAGGTATGGATTTGGCTTTTATTTGCTTTCCCCTATTGAAATTGCTATGCAAATCTATTCATGGAAAGAATTCATTCGGAGCTTTGCGTTTTGGGTTACCGTTTCGTAAGGAAGATGAGATGCCATACATCCAAATTACTGGTTGGTGAGACCAGAAATCAACGGAAGATGAAACCACACATCATGTGAGTCTGTTTCTCCGAACTTTGCAGAACCCAGATTACTGGTTGTTCCTGTTCTTAATCTTCCTTGGATTTGGGGCAGAAAGGGATGGAACCCTACATAACATGAGTCTGTTGCTCGAACTGTGCAGAACCCAAATTACTGGATGGTGAGATAAGAATGGGTTTTTTCTGTTCTTCATCTCCCTTGTGATTTGGGGTGGTAAGTGATGGAAGATGGAAGTCCATGtggattcttttctttttttttggctaaCTTTGCCAAATGAGTATACAAGGTGTCTGATAAATTTGCCAAAACAATTTGTAATTGAAGGACACGTCAAATGCAGCCCTAACCTGATTATTTTGAACCTACAAAATGGACAGGGCAACCCCGTAGACATTTGCTCACTACTGGATGGAGTACGTTTGTCACTTCTAAGAGATTGGTTGCTGGTGATGCCTTTGTTTTCCTGAGGTATATGTGCTTTAGAGGTagtcattttggtttttgtttccTGCATGGATGAATTTATTGAATCACAAGAGCACTTCTGCAGAGGGGAGGATGGAGAGTTACGCGTAGGTGTTAGACGCCTTGCTAGGCAGCCAAGCACTATGCCATCGTCCGTGATATCCAGTCAGAGCATGCATCTAGGAGTTCTTGCCACAGCATCTCATGCCATTATGACTCACACACTTTTCACTGTTTACTACAAGCCCAGGTTAGAAGCATCTTCTCTCTTCAATTACCTTCTTGTTTATATCAGATGTGTTGGATAGATGGTTGATTCCTTTCAATGGTGTCGATCAGGACAAGTCAATTCATTATAGGCTTGAACAAGTACTTGGAGGCTGTTAATAACAGGTTTTCTGTTGGGATGAGATTCAAGATGCGATTCGAAGGGGAAGATGCCCCTGAGAGAAGGTATTTTCTCAATCCACTCATGCTTTGTTTTAATGGCAGCCTTTGATGGGTTTGATTGATCATTTAGTATTATCATCACTTTCAGGTTTACTGGCACTATAGTTGGGGTTGGAGAGGCTTCCTCACAATGGCTGGATTCTGAATGGAGATCTTTGAAGGTTTACTTGCTGGTTGTTTGATGTTTTAAGGTCCTGTTTGGGTTACATGTCTTTGACTGATTATTTATTTCCAGGTTCAATGGGATGAAGCTGCTGCTGTTCCACGTCCCGATAAAGTCTCTCCATGGGAAATAGAGCCTTTTGTTGCTTCCACACTGTTAAATCCAACACAACAGGCAGTGATGAAGAACAAGCGGCCCCGGCCATCAGTG containing:
- the LOC131241182 gene encoding auxin response factor 9-like isoform X1, producing MAYSDSFRSSSNLTSERTNTDCIGVDQLYEELWRACAGPLVDVPKERERVYYFPQGHMEQLEASTNHELGPQIHLFNLPSKILCHVVNIQLRAEPETDEVYAQITLQPDPDQNEPRSPDPSLPESPRPVVRSFCKILTASDTSTHGGFSVLRRHATECLPSLDMSQQTPTQELAARDLHGFEWRFKHIFRGQPRRHLLTTGWSTFVTSKRLVAGDAFVFLRGEDGELRVGVRRLARQPSTMPSSVISSQSMHLGVLATASHAIMTHTLFTVYYKPRTSQFIIGLNKYLEAVNNRFSVGMRFKMRFEGEDAPERRFTGTIVGVGEASSQWLDSEWRSLKVQWDEAAAVPRPDKVSPWEIEPFVASTLLNPTQQAVMKNKRPRPSVELPVTEPSSGFWYPGITQSHDVSALRQKEIKGNVMNSSIVQGAVVRPEAWLKDIHAPFTNRQECLSSPTRVSLKLFQDADKEHKTVTVLPVTSGYSTTDHPLNPTPCSISHLAEEGKRPEARNGCRLFGIELIDNSNISPAADRTLASPVKISTAITNDEFVKATASAADSDQQSGLSKASKERKQGLQISPKEVQSKHSSSTRSRTKVHMQGIAVGRAVDLTVMEGYDELIMELERMFEIHGELHHRNKWEVAFTDDEDDMMLVGDDPWPEFCKMAKKIFIYTCEEVKKMNPRNKLLSTVEGTASIDSELKSET
- the LOC131241182 gene encoding auxin response factor 9-like isoform X2, whose amino-acid sequence is MAYSDSFRSSSNLTSERTNTGVDQLYEELWRACAGPLVDVPKERERVYYFPQGHMEQLEASTNHELGPQIHLFNLPSKILCHVVNIQLRAEPETDEVYAQITLQPDPDQNEPRSPDPSLPESPRPVVRSFCKILTASDTSTHGGFSVLRRHATECLPSLDMSQQTPTQELAARDLHGFEWRFKHIFRGQPRRHLLTTGWSTFVTSKRLVAGDAFVFLRGEDGELRVGVRRLARQPSTMPSSVISSQSMHLGVLATASHAIMTHTLFTVYYKPRTSQFIIGLNKYLEAVNNRFSVGMRFKMRFEGEDAPERRFTGTIVGVGEASSQWLDSEWRSLKVQWDEAAAVPRPDKVSPWEIEPFVASTLLNPTQQAVMKNKRPRPSVELPVTEPSSGFWYPGITQSHDVSALRQKEIKGNVMNSSIVQGAVVRPEAWLKDIHAPFTNRQECLSSPTRVSLKLFQDADKEHKTVTVLPVTSGYSTTDHPLNPTPCSISHLAEEGKRPEARNGCRLFGIELIDNSNISPAADRTLASPVKISTAITNDEFVKATASAADSDQQSGLSKASKERKQGLQISPKEVQSKHSSSTRSRTKVHMQGIAVGRAVDLTVMEGYDELIMELERMFEIHGELHHRNKWEVAFTDDEDDMMLVGDDPWPEFCKMAKKIFIYTCEEVKKMNPRNKLLSTVEGTASIDSELKSET